The Treponema sp. J25 DNA window GAATTCGAAGATCTTCATGTCGTACTGGAACGATTACAAAACTATAACGAAGAATTTGTGGCCCTTGAAGAAAAACGAAATACCCTTTTTAAAGAATTGGCCCATGAATTAGAGGTTGATCCTCTTACAACTCCCTTTTATGGGATTGTTTGCCGACTTCCGGAACCAGAACGACGGGAAATTACCGATGCCTATCGGCAACTTAAGATTGGAACCCTTCGGGTGCGCCTTGCCAACGAGACCCTTCAGGACTATGTAACCTTTTCCCGTTCGCTGTTACAGGAAGTATTGCAGGTGGCATTCCCTGATCGGCGGGGTAAAATGTATACCCCCGATGGTAAAGAACGTCATCCGGAGATGCGAAGCCTTATTTTGAATAAAACCCTGTAGGGTAAGTACAACAAGGAGCCCCTCCATGCAGTCTACCTTTATGCCTATAGAAATCGGAAAGCGTTCCCTGGTAGCCCATCAGCAAGGATTAGCGACGGTGGGACACAACCTTTCGAATGCTTCTACCGAAGGCTATTCCCGTCAGCGGGTAGAATTTACCCCCTTTGAGCCCCTGTATCTTCCTGGGCTCAATCGGGAAGAAACGCCGGGCCAGATCGGTCAGGGTGTGGTGGTGGAACGGATCCTTCGAGCCCGGGATGAGCTTTTAGATAAGCGGATTGTGGCCCAGGGGAGTGGAGAGGGGTACTGGGAAACCCGGGATAAGTATATCCTCATGATGGAACGGCTTTACAACGAACCGGCGGATGTTTCCATCCGGGGACGGATGGACGCGTTCTGGGATGCCTGGCAGGAGCTTTCCCTCCATCCTGCCGATGCGGCCCCGCGCAAGGCGGTCCTGGAACGGGGGAAAACCCTTATCGATACGATCCGGGAGCGATATAAGGGGCTTAAGAATCTCCAGAACATGGCGGAAGAGGATATTCAGGGAACCGTTAAACGGATAAACGACCTTTCCCGGCAAATCGCAAAATTGAACGAAGAAATCCAGAAAATTCGGGCCCAGGGCGACAATCCCAATGATTTATATGATCGGCGGGACCTTTTGGTGGAAAAACTGTCTTCCCTTATCAACATTACTACTGATACGCGAGACCCCGATGAGTTTATCATCCATACAGCGGGCTTTGTGTTAGTCCAGGGTCGGATTGGTCGTCAGTTTGATC harbors:
- the flgN gene encoding flagellar export chaperone FlgN, producing the protein MKMKKTHNPHEEKVTLCLQLLREEVALIERISATQEILRSALSNREFEDLHVVLERLQNYNEEFVALEEKRNTLFKELAHELEVDPLTTPFYGIVCRLPEPERREITDAYRQLKIGTLRVRLANETLQDYVTFSRSLLQEVLQVAFPDRRGKMYTPDGKERHPEMRSLILNKTL